Proteins from one Streptosporangium becharense genomic window:
- a CDS encoding tyrosine-type recombinase/integrase — protein sequence MVTRRLGRPDADPPLPPSIMVWRSVRVGGDTKTEKSRRTLALPRLCVDALRGHRERQALTRKKAGDLWQENDLVFAGRQGTELDAADVRRAFRVILKRTDLDPDEWTPREMRHSFVSLLSDSGVAPENISCLVGRKGTVVTEQVYRKQLRSVLPEGAGTMNPISPNESAEAQSPRRSKRPLPLTGNGL from the coding sequence GTGGTCACACGTCGACTTGGCCGGCCGGACGCCGATCCCCCGCTCCCACCGTCGATCATGGTGTGGCGTTCGGTGCGGGTCGGGGGAGACACCAAGACGGAGAAGTCCCGGCGGACGCTCGCTCTCCCCAGGCTGTGTGTGGACGCCCTGCGTGGGCACCGGGAGCGGCAGGCGCTTACCCGGAAGAAGGCGGGGGACCTGTGGCAGGAGAACGACCTCGTCTTCGCCGGCAGGCAAGGAACCGAGCTGGACGCGGCCGACGTCCGCCGGGCCTTCCGGGTGATCCTCAAGAGGACCGACCTGGACCCTGACGAGTGGACGCCCCGTGAGATGCGGCACAGCTTCGTCTCACTGCTGTCGGACTCCGGCGTCGCGCCGGAGAACATCTCCTGCCTGGTCGGCCGCAAGGGGACCGTGGTGACCGAGCAGGTCTACCGGAAGCAGCTCCGCTCCGTACTGCCCGAAGGAGCCGGGACAATGAATCCGATCTCCCCGAACGAGAGCGCGGAAGCACAGTCACCCAGAAGATCGAAAAGGCCACTTCCTCTAACAGGAAATGGCCTCTGA
- the gnd gene encoding phosphogluconate dehydrogenase (NAD(+)-dependent, decarboxylating): MQIGMVGLGKMGGNMAERLRRGGHEVVGYDRDPGVSDVASLKDLVERLEAPRAVWVMVPAGDPTHATIRELGNLLSAGDIVIDGGNSHYVDDQRHGAELGGRGIGFVDCGVSGGVWGLQNGYALMVGGEKGDIERLMPIFETLKPEQDGFVHAGAVGAGHFAKMVHNGIEYGMMQAFAEGWELLEASDVVTDVPGAFKSWRNGTVIRSWLLDLLVRALDEDPALAELRGYAQDSGEGRWTVQAAVDHAVPLPVITAALYARFASRQDDSPAMKVVAALRNQFGGHAVSAKEGQVGKGADAPGADVEPPAEATG; this comes from the coding sequence ATGCAGATCGGCATGGTCGGGCTGGGCAAGATGGGCGGCAACATGGCCGAGCGCCTGCGCCGCGGCGGCCACGAGGTCGTCGGTTACGACCGCGATCCGGGGGTCAGCGACGTCGCGAGCCTGAAGGACCTCGTCGAGCGGCTGGAGGCGCCGCGGGCCGTGTGGGTCATGGTCCCGGCCGGTGACCCGACCCACGCGACGATCCGGGAGCTCGGCAACCTGCTGTCGGCCGGCGACATCGTGATCGACGGCGGCAACTCGCATTACGTGGACGACCAGCGGCACGGCGCCGAGCTCGGCGGCCGGGGCATCGGGTTCGTCGACTGCGGGGTGAGCGGCGGCGTCTGGGGCCTGCAGAACGGCTACGCCCTGATGGTCGGCGGCGAGAAGGGCGACATCGAGCGGCTGATGCCGATCTTCGAGACGCTCAAGCCCGAGCAGGACGGCTTCGTGCACGCCGGCGCGGTCGGCGCGGGCCACTTCGCCAAGATGGTCCACAACGGCATCGAGTACGGCATGATGCAGGCATTCGCCGAGGGCTGGGAACTGCTGGAGGCGTCCGACGTCGTGACCGACGTCCCCGGTGCCTTCAAGAGCTGGCGCAACGGCACGGTCATCCGCTCCTGGCTGCTCGACCTGCTGGTCCGCGCACTGGACGAGGACCCGGCGCTGGCGGAGCTGCGGGGCTACGCGCAAGACTCCGGCGAGGGCCGCTGGACGGTCCAGGCGGCCGTCGACCACGCGGTCCCGCTGCCGGTGATCACCGCCGCCCTGTACGCCCGGTTCGCCTCCCGCCAGGACGACTCGCCGGCGATGAAGGTCGTCGCGGCCCTGCGCAACCAGTTCGGCGGCCACGCGGTCTCCGCGAAGGAGGGCCAGGTCGGCAAGGGGGCGGACGCCCCCGGCGCCGACGTCGAGCCGCCCGCCGAGGCGACCGGCTGA
- the gyrA gene encoding DNA gyrase subunit A, which translates to MTEVNTPPVDRIEPVDIQSEMQRSYMDYAMSVIVSRALPDVRDGLKPVHRRVLYAMYDGGYRPDRGYFKCARIVGDVMGTYHPHGDSSIYDAVVRLAQPWSLRYPLVDGQGNFGSPGNDPAAAMRYTECKLAPIAMEMLRDIDKETVDFSPNYDGKSQEPDVLPSRFPNLLVNGSAGIAVGMATNIPPHNLREVGAGVKWALENPDATDEELLEALIARVKGPDFPTGALIVGRRGIDDAYRTGRGSITMRAVVEVEEDNKGRQCLVVTELPYQVNPDNLALTIAELVKDGRISGIADVRDESSARIGRRLVIVLKRDAVAKVVLNNLYKHTQLQTTFGANMLALVDGVPRTLRLDQFVRHYIHHQVEVIVRRTRYLLRKAEERAHILRALLKALDRLDDVIALIRRSPSAAEAQVGLMSLLEIDQIQAQAILDMQLRKLAALERQQITDEHDALTAQIADYNDILASPERQRSIIADELAEITTRYGDDRRTEIIAYEGDMSIEDLIAEEDMVVTITRGGYAKRTNMDLYRSQKRGGKGVRGAQLRQDDIVDHFFVTTTHHWLLFFTNKGRVYRVKAYELPDSGRDARGQHLANLLAMQPDEIVMEVLDLRDYEVAPYLVLATRSGLVKKTRLSEYDSPRTGGLIAINLREDDEVIAARLVSEDDDLLLVSRGAQAIRFTASDEALRPMGRATSGVIGMRFLDGDELLAMNRIADGDDVLVATEGGYAKRTPADQYPVQGRGGKGVLTAKIVSARGKLVGAVMVRPEDEVFAITSAGGVIRTSAGEIKQSGRQTMGVRLMNLADGDSVVALARNAEALENEGNGEGE; encoded by the coding sequence GTGACGGAAGTGAACACTCCGCCCGTCGATCGCATCGAGCCGGTCGACATCCAGTCCGAGATGCAGCGCAGCTACATGGACTACGCGATGTCGGTCATCGTGTCCCGCGCGCTGCCGGACGTACGCGACGGCCTCAAGCCGGTGCACCGCCGCGTCCTCTACGCGATGTACGACGGCGGCTACCGTCCCGACCGCGGCTACTTCAAGTGCGCCCGCATCGTCGGCGACGTGATGGGCACCTACCACCCGCACGGCGACAGTTCGATCTACGACGCCGTCGTGCGCCTGGCACAGCCCTGGTCGCTGCGCTACCCGCTGGTCGACGGCCAGGGCAACTTCGGCTCGCCGGGCAACGACCCGGCGGCCGCCATGCGATACACCGAGTGCAAGCTCGCGCCCATCGCCATGGAGATGCTCCGCGACATCGACAAGGAAACCGTCGACTTCAGCCCCAACTACGACGGCAAGTCGCAGGAGCCGGACGTCCTGCCGTCCCGCTTCCCCAACCTGCTGGTCAACGGCTCGGCGGGCATCGCGGTCGGCATGGCCACCAACATCCCGCCGCACAACCTGCGCGAGGTCGGCGCCGGTGTGAAGTGGGCGTTGGAGAACCCCGACGCGACCGACGAGGAGCTCCTCGAAGCGCTGATCGCCCGGGTCAAGGGTCCCGACTTCCCGACCGGCGCGCTCATCGTGGGCCGTCGCGGCATCGACGACGCCTACCGCACCGGCCGCGGCTCGATCACCATGCGGGCCGTCGTCGAGGTCGAGGAGGACAACAAGGGCCGGCAGTGCCTGGTCGTCACCGAGCTGCCCTACCAGGTCAACCCGGACAATCTCGCGCTGACCATCGCCGAGCTGGTCAAGGACGGCCGGATCAGCGGCATCGCCGACGTCCGTGACGAGAGCTCCGCCCGCATCGGCCGCCGCCTGGTCATCGTGCTCAAGCGCGACGCCGTGGCCAAGGTCGTGCTGAACAACCTCTACAAGCACACCCAGCTGCAGACGACGTTCGGCGCCAACATGCTGGCCCTGGTCGACGGCGTGCCGCGGACGCTCCGGCTCGACCAGTTCGTCCGGCACTACATCCACCACCAGGTCGAGGTCATCGTCCGCCGGACCCGCTACCTGCTGCGCAAGGCCGAGGAGCGGGCGCACATCCTGCGCGCGCTGCTCAAGGCGCTCGACCGGCTCGACGACGTGATCGCCCTCATCCGGCGCTCGCCCTCGGCCGCCGAGGCCCAGGTCGGCCTCATGTCGCTGCTGGAGATCGACCAGATCCAGGCCCAGGCCATCCTGGACATGCAGCTGCGCAAGCTGGCCGCCCTGGAGCGGCAGCAGATCACCGACGAGCACGACGCGCTGACCGCCCAGATCGCCGACTACAACGACATCCTCGCGTCGCCGGAGCGGCAGCGCTCCATCATCGCCGACGAACTGGCCGAGATCACGACGCGGTACGGCGACGACCGCCGGACCGAGATCATCGCCTACGAGGGCGACATGTCCATCGAAGACCTCATCGCCGAGGAGGACATGGTCGTCACGATCACCCGGGGCGGTTACGCCAAGCGCACCAACATGGACCTCTACCGCTCCCAGAAGCGCGGCGGCAAGGGTGTCCGGGGAGCGCAGCTGCGCCAGGACGACATCGTCGACCACTTCTTCGTCACCACGACCCACCACTGGCTGCTGTTCTTCACGAACAAGGGCCGGGTCTACCGGGTCAAGGCCTACGAGCTGCCCGACTCCGGGCGTGACGCCCGCGGCCAGCACCTGGCGAACCTGCTGGCCATGCAGCCGGACGAGATCGTCATGGAGGTCCTCGACCTGCGCGACTACGAGGTCGCCCCGTACCTCGTGCTGGCCACCCGCAGCGGCCTGGTGAAGAAGACCCGTCTGTCCGAGTACGACTCGCCGCGCACGGGCGGCCTCATCGCGATCAACCTGCGTGAGGACGACGAAGTGATCGCGGCCAGGCTCGTGTCGGAGGACGACGACCTCCTCCTGGTCTCCCGCGGGGCCCAGGCCATCCGTTTCACCGCCTCCGACGAGGCACTGCGTCCGATGGGCCGCGCCACCAGCGGTGTGATCGGCATGCGTTTCCTGGACGGCGACGAGCTCCTGGCCATGAACCGGATCGCCGACGGCGACGACGTCCTGGTCGCCACCGAGGGCGGATACGCCAAACGGACCCCCGCTGATCAGTACCCTGTGCAAGGAAGAGGCGGGAAGGGCGTTTTGACCGCCAAGATTGTCAGTGCTCGTGGCAAGCTGGTGGGTGCCGTCATGGTCAGGCCGGAGGACGAGGTCTTCGCGATCACGTCCGCCGGGGGGGTTATCCGGACGAGTGCTGGGGAGATCAAGCAGTCCGGCCGCCAGACGATGGGGGTTCGACTGATGAATCTCGCGGATGGAGACAGTGTCGTGGCTCTCGCCCGGAACGCGGAGGCGTTGGAGAACGAGGGAAACGGGGAAGGGGAGTAG
- a CDS encoding DUF3566 domain-containing protein, with the protein MTADDKQAETTVRVHPGSSPQPTSPPSASPRSAQAPATEQNRAPWSPGSLSSPQPSPDASGDKKGSGPAPRSPRKAHLVLRRIEPWSAMKFSFVVALVCFVVLFVAVAALYMVLSSLGVFDNIIQTVNQLTMADGKPTSDIDIASWFEPVRILGYTALIGAVNVVLITALATLGAVIYNISSDLVGGIEVTFSEAE; encoded by the coding sequence GTGACAGCGGACGACAAGCAAGCCGAAACCACGGTGCGGGTCCACCCGGGATCCTCACCCCAGCCGACCTCGCCTCCGTCGGCTTCGCCGCGTTCCGCGCAGGCGCCGGCCACGGAGCAGAACCGTGCTCCGTGGTCGCCCGGCAGCCTGTCGTCACCCCAGCCCTCGCCGGACGCCTCCGGTGACAAGAAGGGCTCCGGTCCCGCTCCCCGGTCGCCGCGCAAGGCGCACCTGGTGCTGCGCAGGATCGAGCCCTGGTCGGCCATGAAGTTCAGCTTCGTGGTGGCGCTGGTCTGCTTCGTGGTGCTGTTCGTCGCGGTCGCGGCGCTCTACATGGTGCTGTCCAGCCTCGGGGTGTTCGACAACATCATCCAGACGGTCAACCAGCTCACGATGGCCGACGGCAAGCCCACCAGCGACATCGACATCGCCTCCTGGTTCGAGCCGGTCCGCATCCTGGGCTACACCGCCCTGATCGGCGCGGTGAACGTCGTCCTGATCACCGCCCTCGCGACCCTCGGTGCGGTGATCTACAACATCTCCTCCGACCTGGTCGGCGGCATCGAGGTCACCTTCAGCGAGGCCGAGTAG
- a CDS encoding NUDIX hydrolase: MAPPGLVVGVSAVVVDDRGRILLQRRVDNGLWALSGDRMDLTESVPQAAVREVREETGYDVAVTGLVGLYTDARHIIAYSDGEVRRQFNVCLTARLVGGSLAVSDESTDVRWVDRKEIKSLPMHDTQRLRIDHFLRGVSAPYVG, translated from the coding sequence CTGGCCCCACCCGGCCTGGTTGTGGGGGTGTCCGCCGTGGTTGTCGACGACCGGGGCCGCATCCTGCTGCAACGGCGGGTCGACAACGGGCTGTGGGCGCTGTCCGGCGACAGGATGGACCTCACCGAGTCGGTGCCGCAGGCCGCCGTACGGGAGGTGAGGGAGGAGACCGGCTATGACGTCGCGGTGACCGGCCTGGTCGGTCTCTACACCGACGCCCGGCACATCATCGCCTACAGCGACGGAGAGGTCCGCCGCCAGTTCAACGTCTGCCTCACCGCCCGGCTCGTCGGCGGATCACTCGCGGTCAGCGACGAGTCGACCGACGTCCGCTGGGTCGACCGGAAGGAGATCAAGTCACTGCCGATGCACGACACGCAACGCCTTCGGATCGATCATTTTCTCCGAGGGGTGTCGGCACCTTACGTCGGGTGA
- the gyrB gene encoding DNA topoisomerase (ATP-hydrolyzing) subunit B: MSYDASSITVLEGLEAVRKRPGMYIGSTGERGLHHLVYEVVDNSVDEALAGHADRIEITLLADNGVRVIDNGRGIPVGIVEAEGRPAVEVVLTVLHAGGKFDSKSYAVSGGLHGVGVSVVNALSTKLEVEIRRDGHHWRQSYSESKPTGPLVKGEETDETGTSITFWADGSIFETTTWNFETLSRRFQEMAFLNKGLTISLRDERPDHINGEPKEVTYHYEGGLSDFVTHLNSKKEPAHLSVIDFEEQGEGIAVEIAMQWNSSYTESVYTFANTINTAEGGTHEEGFRAALTSIVNRYAREQRFLKEGKDDNLAGEDIREGLTAIISVKLADPQFEGQTKTKLGNTEAKSFVQKACNDHLRDWFERNPGEAKEIISKSLQAARARLAARQARDLTRRKSLLESGSGLPGKLADCQWSDPEKCELFIVEGDSAGGSAKGGRDSRFQAILPIRGKILNVEKARIDKVLKNNEVQALITAMGTGVHDEFDLAKLRYHKLILMADADVDGQHITTLLLTLLFRFMRPLIEAGHVYLSCPPLYKIKWDRKGDDASYAYSDAERDVIIADGVGRGKRDPRSHDGIQRFKGLGEMNAAQLWETTMNPDTRLLRQVTLDDAAQADDLFSVLMGEDVEARRSFIIRNARDVRFLDV; this comes from the coding sequence TTGTCCTACGACGCTAGCTCAATCACCGTCCTCGAAGGACTTGAGGCGGTCCGCAAGCGCCCTGGTATGTACATCGGCTCAACCGGTGAACGTGGTCTCCACCACCTCGTCTACGAGGTCGTGGACAACTCCGTCGACGAGGCCCTGGCCGGTCACGCCGACCGGATCGAGATCACCCTGCTCGCCGACAACGGCGTACGGGTCATCGACAACGGCCGCGGCATCCCCGTCGGCATCGTGGAGGCCGAAGGCCGCCCGGCCGTCGAGGTCGTCCTGACCGTGCTGCACGCCGGCGGCAAGTTCGACAGCAAGTCCTACGCGGTCTCCGGCGGCCTGCACGGCGTCGGCGTCTCCGTGGTGAACGCGCTGTCCACCAAGCTCGAGGTGGAGATCCGCCGCGACGGGCACCACTGGCGGCAGAGCTACTCCGAGTCCAAGCCGACCGGACCGTTGGTCAAGGGCGAGGAGACCGACGAGACCGGCACCTCGATCACCTTCTGGGCGGACGGCTCCATCTTCGAGACCACCACCTGGAACTTCGAGACCCTCTCGCGCCGCTTCCAGGAGATGGCCTTCCTGAACAAGGGCCTGACGATCTCCCTGCGGGACGAGCGGCCCGACCACATCAACGGCGAGCCCAAAGAGGTCACCTACCACTACGAGGGCGGCCTGTCCGACTTCGTCACGCACCTCAACTCCAAGAAGGAGCCGGCCCACCTGTCGGTCATCGACTTCGAGGAGCAGGGCGAGGGCATCGCGGTCGAGATCGCCATGCAGTGGAACAGCTCCTACACGGAGTCGGTCTACACCTTCGCCAACACGATCAACACGGCCGAGGGCGGCACCCACGAGGAGGGCTTCCGCGCGGCGCTGACGTCCATCGTCAACCGCTACGCGCGCGAGCAGAGGTTCCTCAAGGAGGGCAAGGACGACAACCTCGCCGGTGAGGACATCCGCGAGGGCCTGACCGCGATCATCTCGGTGAAGCTGGCCGACCCGCAGTTCGAGGGCCAGACCAAGACCAAGCTCGGCAACACCGAGGCCAAGTCGTTCGTCCAGAAGGCCTGCAACGACCACCTGCGTGACTGGTTCGAGCGCAACCCGGGCGAGGCCAAGGAGATCATCAGCAAGTCCCTGCAGGCCGCCCGTGCCCGGCTCGCGGCCCGCCAGGCCCGCGACCTGACCCGGCGCAAGTCGCTGCTGGAGTCGGGTTCCGGCCTGCCCGGCAAGCTGGCCGACTGCCAGTGGAGCGATCCGGAGAAGTGCGAGCTGTTCATCGTCGAGGGCGACTCGGCGGGCGGCTCGGCCAAGGGCGGTCGTGACTCGCGCTTCCAGGCCATCCTGCCGATCCGCGGCAAGATCCTGAACGTCGAGAAGGCCCGCATCGACAAGGTCCTCAAGAACAACGAGGTCCAGGCGCTGATCACGGCCATGGGCACCGGCGTCCACGACGAGTTCGACCTGGCCAAGCTGCGTTACCACAAGCTGATCCTGATGGCCGACGCCGACGTCGACGGCCAGCACATCACGACGCTGCTGCTGACGCTGCTGTTCCGCTTCATGCGTCCGCTGATCGAGGCCGGGCACGTCTACCTGTCCTGCCCGCCGCTCTACAAGATCAAGTGGGACCGCAAGGGCGACGACGCGTCCTACGCCTACTCCGACGCCGAGCGCGACGTGATCATCGCCGACGGCGTCGGCCGGGGCAAGCGCGACCCCCGCTCGCACGACGGCATCCAGCGGTTCAAGGGTCTGGGCGAGATGAACGCCGCCCAGCTGTGGGAGACCACGATGAACCCCGACACCAGGCTGCTGCGCCAGGTCACCCTGGATGACGCGGCCCAGGCCGACGACCTGTTCAGCGTGCTGATGGGCGAGGACGTCGAGGCGCGCCGGTCCTTCATCATCCGCAACGCGCGCGACGTGCGCTTCCTCGACGTGTAA
- the recF gene encoding DNA replication/repair protein RecF (All proteins in this family for which functions are known are DNA-binding proteins that assist the filamentation of RecA onto DNA for the initiation of recombination or recombinational repair.) — protein MHVAHLSLTDFRSYETVDLAMEPGVTAFVGPNGVGKTNLVEALGYVATQSSHRVANDGPLVRQGASRAIVRSVVVRDDRRALIELEINPGRANRARLNRSPVPRPRDVAGMLRTVLFAPEDLAMVKGDPAERRRFLDDLLVVRTPRFAGVRADYERVLKQRGALLRTAAQARRGGGRSPRRAESDSAFAAAGAGDPLSTLEVWDAHLARHGAELLAARLDLVEALRPLVAASYAALAPGSDAACLEYRGTLPAGEGTDRAALAEALRAALLEVRAAELERGVTLVGPHRDDLFLGLGDLPARGYASHGESWSFALALRLAAYDLLRADGGDPVLVLDDVFAELDSRRRRSLAEMVAPAEQVLITAAVPDDVPAELVGSRFDVTEGGVSRVR, from the coding sequence GTGCATGTCGCCCATCTCTCCCTGACCGACTTCCGGTCCTACGAAACCGTCGACCTGGCCATGGAGCCGGGGGTCACGGCGTTCGTGGGTCCCAACGGGGTGGGCAAGACCAACCTGGTCGAGGCCCTGGGCTACGTGGCCACGCAGTCGAGCCACCGGGTCGCCAACGACGGGCCGCTGGTCCGGCAGGGTGCGAGCCGGGCGATCGTCCGTTCGGTGGTGGTGCGCGACGACCGGCGGGCCCTGATCGAGCTGGAGATCAACCCCGGCCGGGCCAACCGGGCCAGGCTGAACCGCTCGCCGGTGCCCCGCCCGCGCGACGTGGCCGGGATGCTCCGCACGGTGCTGTTCGCCCCCGAGGACCTCGCCATGGTCAAGGGCGACCCCGCCGAGCGCCGCCGTTTCCTCGACGACCTCCTGGTGGTCAGGACGCCCCGGTTCGCCGGGGTCCGCGCCGACTACGAGCGGGTGCTCAAGCAGCGCGGGGCCCTGCTCCGCACCGCGGCGCAGGCCAGGCGGGGCGGCGGCCGGAGCCCGCGCCGCGCCGAGAGTGACTCCGCCTTCGCCGCGGCCGGCGCCGGAGACCCGCTGAGCACCCTGGAGGTGTGGGACGCCCACCTGGCCCGGCACGGCGCCGAACTGCTCGCCGCCAGGCTCGACCTGGTCGAGGCGCTGCGTCCGCTGGTCGCCGCCTCGTACGCCGCCCTGGCGCCCGGGTCCGACGCCGCCTGCCTGGAGTACCGGGGCACGCTGCCCGCGGGTGAGGGCACCGACCGGGCGGCGCTCGCCGAGGCGCTGCGCGCGGCTCTGCTGGAGGTGCGCGCCGCCGAGTTGGAGCGCGGCGTCACGCTGGTCGGCCCGCACCGCGACGACCTGTTCCTGGGCCTGGGAGACCTGCCCGCGCGCGGTTACGCCAGCCACGGCGAGTCGTGGTCGTTCGCGCTGGCGCTCAGGCTGGCCGCCTACGACCTGCTCCGCGCCGACGGCGGCGACCCGGTGCTGGTCCTGGACGACGTCTTCGCCGAACTCGACAGCAGGCGCCGGCGCAGCCTGGCCGAGATGGTCGCCCCGGCAGAGCAGGTGCTGATCACCGCCGCGGTTCCCGACGACGTCCCGGCCGAGCTGGTCGGGTCCCGGTTCGACGTGACGGAGGGAGGCGTGTCCCGTGTCCGATGA
- a CDS encoding 3-keto-5-aminohexanoate cleavage protein yields the protein MPAERTPAPGPGDRARPQGVDGPRSAAAPGPGGRRTWLKAALNGARRPGEHPALPLSPPQLAEAAREAREAGADAVHLHARDEAGSESLSAVHIGAAVHAVRRACPGLPVGVSTGLWMTGGDVTARREAVLGWAALPPAALPDFASVNLSEPGFTDMWHDLRRLGVGVEAGVWSVDDADALAATGLECTRVLVEIIDGAADTAVPRAHAVLDRLTERDVRGPRLLHGEEGPAWILLDEAGKLGLATRIGLEDVLHSPVGDPVGGNADLVRLARARLA from the coding sequence ATGCCGGCCGAGCGCACGCCCGCCCCGGGGCCGGGCGACCGGGCCCGTCCACAGGGTGTGGACGGGCCGCGGTCCGCGGCGGCCCCGGGGCCCGGCGGACGCCGGACATGGCTCAAGGCGGCGCTCAACGGCGCCAGGAGGCCCGGTGAGCACCCGGCCCTGCCCCTGAGCCCCCCACAGCTCGCCGAGGCGGCGCGTGAGGCCCGTGAGGCGGGTGCGGACGCCGTGCACCTGCACGCGCGTGACGAGGCCGGGAGCGAGTCGCTCAGCGCCGTCCACATCGGGGCGGCGGTACACGCCGTCCGGCGGGCGTGCCCGGGGCTCCCGGTGGGGGTGAGCACCGGGCTGTGGATGACCGGCGGGGACGTGACGGCGCGACGGGAGGCCGTCCTGGGGTGGGCGGCGCTGCCGCCCGCCGCGCTGCCGGACTTCGCCTCCGTCAACCTCTCCGAACCCGGCTTCACGGACATGTGGCATGATCTGCGACGGCTCGGAGTGGGTGTGGAGGCCGGGGTGTGGTCCGTGGACGACGCCGACGCACTCGCCGCGACCGGGCTGGAGTGCACGCGGGTTCTCGTCGAGATCATCGACGGCGCCGCCGACACCGCCGTCCCCCGGGCGCACGCGGTCCTCGACCGCCTCACCGAACGGGACGTCCGCGGTCCGCGGCTCCTCCACGGAGAGGAGGGGCCGGCATGGATTCTCCTGGACGAGGCGGGGAAGCTTGGACTGGCCACGCGCATCGGCCTGGAGGACGTCCTCCACAGCCCTGTGGGTGACCCGGTCGGGGGAAACGCCGACCTGGTACGGCTAGCGCGGGCACGCCTGGCATAG
- a CDS encoding DUF721 domain-containing protein → MSDEMTGTSEAAAAAPDGGVGTPASVATRGAAAAREKLAQAKADAARRGQLPRSEPRRRARGPRRDAGDPQLLGRAITDLLAARGWEQPVAVGGVFGRWHQIVGPDMAAHTRPESFADGEVVVVADSTAWATQVRLLAKTLVRRLNEELGDGTVRLVKVRGPQNGPRPGGGLRVTGSRGPGDTYG, encoded by the coding sequence GTGTCCGATGAGATGACCGGAACGTCCGAGGCCGCCGCGGCGGCCCCGGACGGCGGGGTGGGGACACCGGCGAGCGTCGCGACCCGGGGGGCGGCCGCCGCCCGGGAGAAGCTGGCCCAGGCCAAGGCCGACGCCGCCAGACGGGGACAGCTGCCGCGCAGCGAGCCCCGGCGCAGGGCCCGCGGGCCACGACGCGACGCGGGCGACCCCCAGCTCCTCGGCCGGGCCATCACCGACCTGCTGGCCGCCCGCGGCTGGGAGCAGCCCGTCGCGGTGGGCGGGGTCTTCGGCCGCTGGCACCAGATCGTCGGTCCCGACATGGCGGCCCACACCAGGCCCGAGTCGTTCGCCGACGGCGAGGTCGTGGTGGTCGCCGACTCCACGGCCTGGGCGACGCAGGTGCGCCTGCTGGCGAAAACCCTCGTCAGGCGGCTGAACGAGGAGCTCGGAGACGGAACGGTACGGCTGGTCAAGGTGCGCGGGCCGCAGAACGGCCCCCGTCCAGGGGGCGGGCTGAGGGTGACCGGGAGTCGCGGCCCGGGTGACACGTACGGCTGA